A region from the Triticum aestivum cultivar Chinese Spring chromosome 3D, IWGSC CS RefSeq v2.1, whole genome shotgun sequence genome encodes:
- the LOC123077609 gene encoding uncharacterized protein, with protein MARFPRARNLPARRGRSSSSDARSSCWKTKEADEQSDLPLACEKREWKGATCPVCLEHPHDAVLLLCTSHHKGCRPYMCGTNYHHSNCLEHFKEAYAKEKLALGDSAESALNLPFSPNTEPANKHPSTMELACPLCRGDVKGWTVVEPARQYLNRKKRACVHDACSFVGSYRELCKHVNSKHPSAKPREVDPALASEWKKFECERERQDAISTIRASNPGAVIMGDYVLELNGGSNNSMFADGDEFDLEERLNFFTSMDRTLNERIDFYESSEGSLDESIDFLASLFGRGRRIASGDSHSRAYRRHRERPRRNHLGISVDSSDIQQGPVNTQRGQRVAAVRGRAPRRHHPMVTHVRSTRGS; from the coding sequence ATGGCGAGATTTCCAAGAGCCCGAAACCTCCCAGCTCGTCGAGGTAGGTCATCTTCATCTGATGCGCGTTCCAGCTGTTGGAAGACAAAAGAAGCAGACGAACAGAGTGATTTGCCATTGGCCTGTGAGAAAAGAGAATGGAAAGGTGCAACTTGCCCAGTTTGCTTGGAGCATCCACATGATGCCGTCCTCCTCCTCTGTACTTCTCACCACAAGGGTTGCCGGCCTTATATGTGTGGCACCAACTACCATCACTCTAACTGTCTTGAACACTTCAAAGAAGCTTATGCGAAAGAGAAATTGGCCCTTGGTGATTCTGCCGAGTCCGCGCTGAACCTTCCATTTTCTCCAAACACAGAACCAGCAAACAAGCATCCATCTACAATGGAACTCGCATGCCCTCTGTGCCGTGGGGATGTTAAAGGATGGACTGTTGTTGAACCTGCTCGTCAGTATCTCAACCGCAAGAAGAGAGCATGTGTGCATGATGCCTGCTCGTTCGTTGGTTCATACAGAGaactttgcaagcatgtgaactCCAAACACCCTTCAGCAAAACCTCGTGAGGTTGATCCTGCACTTGCAAGTGAGTGGAAAAAGTTTGAATGTGAAAGAGAGCGCCAGGATGCAATCAGTACTATCAGGGCTTCGAACCCAGGAGCTGTGATTATGGGGGATTATGTACTTGAATTGAACGGTGGCAGCAACAACAGTATGTTCGCTGATGGAGATGAATTTGACTTGGAGGAGAGACTCAACTTCTTCACTTCCATGGATCGCACCCTGAACGAGAGGATCGACTTCTATGAATCTTCAGAAGGTAGTTTGGATGAGAGCATTGACTTCCTGGCATCTTTATTTGGCCGTGGCAGGCGGATCGCAAGTGGAGACTCACACAGCAGGGCTTACAGAAGGCACAGGGAGAGGCCTAGGCGTAACCACCTGGGCATATCAGTTGATTCTTCTGATATCCAGCAAGGTCCAGTTAACACTCAAAGGGGGCAGCGAGTTGCTGCTGTTCGAGGGAGAGCCCCACGGCGGCACCATCCTATGGTGACTCACGTGAGATCAACACGTGGGAGCTGA